The genomic segment TCAGACAGTGATGATGTTCGTGTCGAGTTTGTCGAGAAATATCTGACAGAATACGACGACATTCGCTTCTTCACACTAAAGGCCGTGAAGTATGATACCGGAGCACGCGAGACGTTTTGGGTTCACAAAACTAACGACTCACAGATCCATCGCCGAGAACCCTGGGTCTTTGCCCAAGGAGGAGGTGTTTGATGACGCTTTCGAGCTACTCTCAAACATTGGGGACGTGCCGAAAGAATTAGGAAATTTCTACGCCGAAAAGCCCAAGAAGAAGTCGCACAACGTCAACTCTGTGCACCAGCACAAGAAGCAGGGCCAAGACGCCTGGCTGGCGGTTCTGAGGCTGGCGACGACGAGGGAGCAGCGGAAGCAGATTCTGGACGTCATGTCCAAGGAGATTGCCCCGTGGTTCATCCGCCCAGAGTTGCTCGCCGATTTTCTGACGGATTCCTACGACGCGGGCGGCTCCATCTCGCTGCTTGCGCTTTCCGGTGTCTTTTACCTCATCCAGGAACGCAACCTCGACTACCCGTCATTCTACACCAAGCTCTACTCGCTCCTGGACCGGGACATCCTTCACTCCAAGTACCGCTCGAAATTCTTCCGGTTGATGGACACCTTCCTCAACTCAACCCATTTGCCTGCAGTGCTGGTGGCGAGTTTCATCAAGAGGCTGGCACGGCTGAGCCTCAACGCTCCCCCGAGCGCCATCGTCTTCATTGTGCCCTGGATGTACAACATTCTCAAGAGGCACCCTCTATGCACGTTCATGCTCCACAGGGAAACGAGAGACCCGGCGATCAAGGCTCTTATGGAGACGCAGGGCGTGGAAGACCCGTTCCTGGCAGACGAGGCCGATCCCATGGAAACGCACGCCATTGACAGCTGTCTATGGGAGATTGTGCAGCTGCAGTCGCACTACCATCCCAACGTGGCGACGATTGCCAAGATCATGTCAGAGCAGTTTACCAAGCAGTCCTACAACATTGAGGACTTCCTCGACCACTCATACAGCAGTGTAAGTTGCCTCACAAGAGACCCAAATAGACCATTACAAGAACCTCCGGCTAACAATTGATATAGTTGCTCGAAGCCGAGATGGGCAAGCAGGTCAGAAAGCCGCCTGTGATCGAGTTCCAGATCCCCAAGAAGGTGTTTCTTCCAAACGAGCCGGAGTCCGGAGTTCAAGATAGTCTCGTGGCGAAGCTGTGGAACTTCCAGTAAGATCCTATAATGAGGAGGATGGGCATGAGGTGGCAGGAGAGATGCCATCCAGGCCAACAGACGGTACTTCCCTTGTACGAAGAAAAGATTGGTATTTCTTGATATCCGGGCGCGGCATGGAGGCATGGATGGTTCTTGAAAAGTTTAGACATCACGGGTAGACATTGTTTGCTATCAAAACAAGGCGCTCATTGGGCTTCAGCATCGTGGAGGTTTTGTGAGCCTCATCACTTTTTCCATTATGTAAACGATTCCGCTTGCGACGAGCGGGTGTGTAGTGGCATATGGAGATTTGGCAATCGTGAGTGGATAGCCGACTCTATCTACTACCTACCGATAACATGCATGAAGGGGCGTATTTCGTGGTTGATATGATCTGATATAGGTGGTCGAACAGTAAGGCAAGTCATCCGAAGTCGAAGTTTTTATACTTGCTTCGGCGACCTTGAAAGCTGATGGGTTGCCTGTCCCTGGTTCAGTATTGACCCTTTCTCTCATCTCAATGTCTACTATTCCAAAGTCAGACATGGAAGGTCGATCAATAATGTGATGGGTAGGTATTACGATTTAAGTTTGCTGAAAGTCATGTCGTGCAGTGGAAATGCGCATTGGAGATGTCCGCCTTGCCGAGTTTCCGTTCCCTCCAGCATGAATGATCGATGTGCCGCTTTCCGATGAGGTGGGTGTCCTGGCAGTCGACTTTTGCCATTAGAGCACGGCAAGTATATCTCGATCCAAATACCTTATTCCCATCTGCCATTGACCTAGCTCCCGCTGCAGCCATTCCTTCATCCATGTGGCCACACCTTGAAAGAGTCATTCAAGTTCAGACGAATTTTCAGCTCCCGGGCACACTCACTCATCCTGTTATGAGGCTTGCCTTACCTGAGTAAGACTTTTTCCAGCTCTTTGGGTAATACCCACGAAGAGACAAATACATGTGTCTGGCCCGATACAGCGCGATGATCAGGTACCGTCCTGTAAATGGACCAACCAATGTCGAGAGAAACTCTCGGCGCCCAGATACACAAAGCCAAAAAAGTCAAGAGGTCGTGTGCTCAATTGCCGCAACCGATCGACAGGCTCAGCAATGAGCCGAGCGCTGGTCGAAGCTCTATGAGGTGTTGGACTGTTCGAGGTACCTGAGGTACTTGCCTATCAGTCGTTGTGCGACGGCCTGGAGACTTGTGGAGTGTCATGCGTCAGGGAAGGACGTGGGCAGTCGACAGAACACCTGGAGAACAGCGCGCTGAGCATCAAAGTCTCGGTCCACTGTGGGGATGGACGACGACCAGCTGACAGCGAACAGCACTGTCCTCGCTGACTGGATGCCCTGTATTCAAGTGTTGGCTGATGGCTTGGAGGAGTGTGAGGACCTGGAGCTCCGATGCCTGCCCGTACCCGTGTTCCCAGAAACAAGCCccagaaaagaagaaaaaagaggTCGGCCAGACTTTCCAGGCTTTCGGAGGTGGCCGCTGGTTGGCTAAATTTTCGGAGGGGGCAAAGCTCTCGGACCCCGTAGCGACCAATGGCAAGTGACGGAAGCATCAGGGCGGGGTCTCATCCCAGGTGTGCCGTGCGTCTTGCTGTGGCAGCTGTGCGTGTGCTGGACGTAGTGGACGGCCGGATCTCTCCTCAAAGCGGCTTAGCATTTGAAGGCCCTCTCTCTCAGTCTCTGTTGCTCCACCTTCCACTGACATCACCGAGAGCAACCAACGGAACGGATGCATCGCTCTATCTCTCAAGTCTGGGCTGTTCCTTAGACTGCTTCTCGCCCTCTCCCCAATTCCAACACCATCGGCAGACTTTTCTTCCTCAGTCTCGGTCGCCTGATATCTGCGCTATATCGCCTTCGTTAACAGCTTTACTGTCAATCGCTGCATAGTTTAAATCTCCCGACTTCACTCTATCATCTCTTATCTTCACGTTCAAACAATACAGTGCATTCGATCCGGTATTCGCGCTGCCATTTCTCCAACAGAGCTCCGACCCACGCACCACGCCTACGCCCACTCAAAATAGCCAGCAGCTGAAATCTACCCCAGCTCGCCCGCAGTTCGTTTCGTGCTTCACGTGGAAACCGTCCCCAGTCGCCACCAAAACACACCAGGAGTCGTCGACCCACGCCAAAGGTAGTCTGCCGTCTGCAGTCTGCTCGACGCCGACCTGCGGCAACCACCTGGTCCGGTCTCTCTAGCAGTAGTCGGCACAAGCGCTGCAAGAGACGGTGTGACATATCGCCTCCAACATGTCTGGCAATCCCTTCCAGCCCTTGGCGGCTCATCTACAGACGCCGACGTCCCGGAGACTGTCCAATACTCCCGGATCGAGCTCAACAGCACCGCCCCCGCCAGCGACACCCTCGAGCCACGCGAACGGGAATGACCAGAAcggacagcagcagcagccccgTCGGCGAAAGAACCATCGCGGCGGCGCCAAGAAGAAGCGCAATCGGCGCAAGTCATTCGCCGTCCTCGCTGAGGAGTCTCACGACGAAGCTCCGCCCACGGCACCCGAGAGAGACGGTTTTTACCGCCAGCGCACGAATTTAAGCAACACGAGCATTGACAGCCAGGAACTCCTGGATCACAGGTGAGTTCGCGTGATCCCTAATGTCAGGCGTAACGATGTCTGACTTACACAATGCAGAGATCAACCACAGCCACTCCGACCTCGCAGGCCTTCCATAATGAACAATTCGGCCCCCTTCCCCGCCACGACGACAACACCACAAACCGGCAGCAGACTTCGCAACGCATACGCGGGAGACAGTGGCGACGAGGACGGCTCGTGGGACGAGGGTGCCCCTCTCTTGTCAAGGTCCATTCAGCGCTCTTCCACCGCACCCATGTTCCCCGGCTATGGTTCGAGCGATCCTCGCCAACGAGTGAGCCGACGCGGATCCAGCAGATCCTCGAGGACGAAGCTTGCAACCCCGTTCCAAGACAACAATTATAATGTCAACTACCCACCATCCATGCCTGGGTCGCCCACCTTCCGACCTTCCGACCCCCTGAATCTGAGCTTCGGGGATGTCATGATTCACGAAGACGAGATTGATATTCGTACCTCGCCGCGTGGAAGCCCAAGAAACAGCATCGGGTCACACTCCGACCGGGATATTCATAATCACTCTTCGCCCGATCTAGCACGGAGGAACACCATTGCCCTGACGGCTGAGGAGGATGTTTGCTTCCCGAGCGGGATTTCGGAAATTGGTGACGAGGAAGGTCACTCTCAAGACCCCGCTGCCAAACAACGCCCGAGGCGTCGTCGACGCCGCTGGCCCGATCTTGGTATTCTGGAAGAATGGAGCCGCTTCGAAAAGGAGGGACGCAGCGACGAGAGACGCGCCAAGCGGATTACCGAGCCTCAGCTCATTAACGGCCGTCTACGACCAATTACCCGGGAGTGGTACCGTGCCGAGGAAGATGCTCCTTATCGTTTTACCTACTTCAACGAGGAATTCCAGAGCACTATCCACAGTCAGACAATCTCGGAACTTGTGCAGCCCGGCGGTAACTTCCAAGAGCTGTTCATCCCAGACCCGCGTATTCTCTCCGACGACGAGAGCACAGATAGTGAAGACGATGGTGGTCTGCCACCCCTGTCTACGCATCACTCCCACACTGGCCAAAACGGGGAGTCTAGAGCTCCCACACGGCAGCCATCACTCGCGAATACTCAATCCGAACAAGAGAGAAGAGAGGGTATCAAGTCTCCTGACAAAACTTCGGGTGGTAGCTCCCGCGCCGGATCCGTTCATCGTACCCCTACCGGTATTAGATCGCCGGTCGTCGGCAACCAGACAACCCAGACGCCAGAGCTGCTCGTCAACGCACCGAGGTACGGCGAACGACCTGTGTGGTGGCTCGATGTCCTTTCTCCAACGGAAGCGGAGATGAAGGTGTTGTCCAAGGCCTTTGGTATCCATCCGCTTACAGCTGAGGATATCATGGTTCAGGAGGCGCGAGAAAAGGTTGAACTATTCCGCCACTACTACTTTGTCAACTACCGATCCTTTGACCAGGATCAGAACAGTGAGGACTATTTGGAACCCGTCAACATGTATGTAATCGTCTTCCGCGAGGGTGTCATCAGCTTCCATTTCTCCATGACACCGCATCCCGCCAACGTCCGCCGACGTATCCGTCAGCTGAAGGACTACCTTATCGTCAACTCTGATTGGATTTCCTACGCAATCATTGACGACATTACCGATGTGTTTGTGCCATTGATCCAAAATATTGAGGACGAAGTCGACGACATTGATGATGAAATCCTGAGGCTGCATTCTTCTACTGGCAACTCCAAGAGCGACGTTTTTGACGAGAAGGCCAGCAATACAGGAACAACTGTGGGATCTGAAGGCGATATGCTTCGCCGGGTGGGCGACTGCCGTAAACGAGTGATGAGCTTGTACCGTCTGCTCGGCAACAAGGCAGATGTCATCAAGGGATTTGCGAAGCGCTGCAACGAACGTTGGGATGTCGCACCCAAGTCTGATATTGGACTGTACCTGGGCGATATTCAGGATCATATTGTGACCATGACGTCTAACCTCAGTCACTATGAAAAGTAAGTCATTCAGCCTTGAGAAGACTGATCTAACCCAAGCTAACCGACTATTTCTCTCCAGAATCCTTGCGCGATCTCACGGCAACTACTTGGCTCAAATAAACATTCGTATGAACGAGAGACAGGAGCAAACGGCTGACGTTCTCGGCAAGCTGACCGTGCTGGGTACCATTGTTCTGCCCATGAACATTATCACTGGTCTGTGGGGCATGAACGTGTGGGTTCCCGGCCAGGAGTACGAAGGGGACCTGAAATGGTTCTGGGCGATTACCGCAGGACTTTTGGCATTCGGCATGGGCTGTTACCTGATTGCCAAGCGGGTTTACAACATTGTCTAAGgggaagagagaaaaaagcGAAATGAGAGAGCTTCTCCTTTCAGGGGTATATTGGGCAGTTCTGACTGGCGTTTGATGGGGTTCTTCATTTCTTGTTGAACTGAAAAAGCATACGTTCCAAACTTGTTTGTTGGTTTAGATTGATCGGTGCATTCACGGATGGTAAACGGGACAATGTGTAATGTACACCGGTCGTTTTGATAATGTCAAATCCTGTTGTTATTTCAGAGGTTTATCTACCTAGTGACGGGGAAATGGGGTGACTTGGTTGACCTGGATGGAAACTTGTATGCTTGAGATTACAGCCAGCTGATGCCAAGCACGTAAGGCTGACTGGCATCTCTG from the Colletotrichum lupini chromosome 3, complete sequence genome contains:
- a CDS encoding CorA-like Mg2+ transporter, whose amino-acid sequence is MSGNPFQPLAAHLQTPTSRRLSNTPGSSSTAPPPPATPSSHANGNDQNGQQQQPRRRKNHRGGAKKKRNRRKSFAVLAEESHDEAPPTAPERDGFYRQRTNLSNTSIDSQELLDHRDQPQPLRPRRPSIMNNSAPFPATTTTPQTGSRLRNAYAGDSGDEDGSWDEGAPLLSRSIQRSSTAPMFPGYGSSDPRQRVSRRGSSRSSRTKLATPFQDNNYNVNYPPSMPGSPTFRPSDPLNLSFGDVMIHEDEIDIRTSPRGSPRNSIGSHSDRDIHNHSSPDLARRNTIALTAEEDVCFPSGISEIGDEEGHSQDPAAKQRPRRRRRRWPDLGILEEWSRFEKEGRSDERRAKRITEPQLINGRLRPITREWYRAEEDAPYRFTYFNEEFQSTIHSQTISELVQPGGNFQELFIPDPRILSDDESTDSEDDGGLPPLSTHHSHTGQNGESRAPTRQPSLANTQSEQERREGIKSPDKTSGGSSRAGSVHRTPTGIRSPVVGNQTTQTPELLVNAPRYGERPVWWLDVLSPTEAEMKVLSKAFGIHPLTAEDIMVQEAREKVELFRHYYFVNYRSFDQDQNSEDYLEPVNMYVIVFREGVISFHFSMTPHPANVRRRIRQLKDYLIVNSDWISYAIIDDITDVFVPLIQNIEDEVDDIDDEILRLHSSTGNSKSDVFDEKASNTGTTVGSEGDMLRRVGDCRKRVMSLYRLLGNKADVIKGFAKRCNERWDVAPKSDIGLYLGDIQDHIVTMTSNLSHYEKILARSHGNYLAQINIRMNERQEQTADVLGKLTVLGTIVLPMNIITGLWGMNVWVPGQEYEGDLKWFWAITAGLLAFGMGCYLIAKRVYNIV
- a CDS encoding CBF/Mak21 family protein translates to MPAKVSADGLKRKRVPTKEKSKKRAKSESESESEAESDESNDPQAEILLLENEILESKKHYNNITKLIQIASTQEDEPEAATLACVALCRVFVRLLSAGAFAFRPGQAEKEKVVVQWLRERYLEYKGVLASLLEEEDLASTALTLAMRCLKAEAQHFTEKEEYTFPHAFIEQIVRGLLASDSDDVRVEFVEKYLTEYDDIRFFTLKAVKSIAENPGSLPKEEVFDDAFELLSNIGDVPKELGNFYAEKPKKKSHNVNSVHQHKKQGQDAWLAVLRLATTREQRKQILDVMSKEIAPWFIRPELLADFLTDSYDAGGSISLLALSGVFYLIQERNLDYPSFYTKLYSLLDRDILHSKYRSKFFRLMDTFLNSTHLPAVLVASFIKRLARLSLNAPPSAIVFIVPWMYNILKRHPLCTFMLHRETRDPAIKALMETQGVEDPFLADEADPMETHAIDSCLWEIVQLQSHYHPNVATIAKIMSEQFTKQSYNIEDFLDHSYSSLLEAEMGKQVRKPPVIEFQIPKKVFLPNEPESGVQDSLVAKLWNFQ